From the genome of Streptomyces sp. V1I1, one region includes:
- a CDS encoding cytochrome b/b6 domain-containing protein, which yields MTSTPGSAGPTAAATPPPSERPARVRRFSRAERWVHRTTAGLMLLCVATAAALYVPQIAELVGRRYLVVTLHEWSGLLLPVPFLLGLGSRAFRADLRRLNRFGRHDRTWLRAARRRDHRPESRPAGKFNAGQKVYSAWIAGAVLVMLATGLLMWFTSLAPLVWRTSATFVHDWLSLAVGIVLFGHIGMALADPEARRGMRTGSVERPWAEREHPLWLKDE from the coding sequence ATGACGTCGACGCCTGGGTCGGCCGGTCCAACGGCCGCAGCGACACCCCCACCGTCTGAACGGCCCGCGCGCGTACGGCGGTTCAGCCGCGCCGAGCGCTGGGTACACCGCACGACCGCCGGGCTGATGCTGCTGTGTGTGGCGACCGCCGCGGCCCTGTACGTACCGCAGATCGCCGAACTCGTCGGCCGCCGCTATCTGGTGGTCACCCTCCACGAGTGGTCGGGGCTGCTGCTCCCCGTGCCGTTCCTGCTCGGGCTCGGCTCGCGCGCCTTCCGGGCCGATCTGCGCAGACTGAACCGCTTCGGGCGGCACGACCGGACGTGGCTGCGCGCGGCCAGGCGGCGCGACCACCGGCCCGAGTCCCGTCCCGCGGGCAAGTTCAACGCCGGGCAGAAGGTCTACTCGGCGTGGATCGCGGGCGCGGTCCTGGTGATGCTCGCGACCGGGCTGCTGATGTGGTTCACCTCGCTCGCGCCGTTGGTGTGGCGTACGAGCGCGACCTTTGTGCACGACTGGCTGTCGCTCGCCGTCGGCATCGTGCTCTTCGGACACATTGGAATGGCGCTCGCCGACCCGGAGGCACGGAGGGGTATGCGTACCGGGTCGGTCGAGCGCCCGTGGGCGGAGCGGGAGCACCCGCTGTGGCTGAAGGACGAGTAG
- a CDS encoding YidH family protein, whose product MSDFGQSLRLWFAPRRVREEGETPDYRFSLANERTFLAWLRTALALIGGGFAVDQFLPDLPWGVRAGMALGLLGAGVLCALRAVNHWVRCERAMRRGEDLPVSRFPVLLSVVVAVVAVAMVVVVLFGWEGGR is encoded by the coding sequence GTGAGCGACTTCGGACAGAGCCTGCGGCTGTGGTTCGCGCCCCGGCGGGTGCGTGAGGAGGGCGAGACCCCCGACTACCGGTTCTCGCTCGCCAATGAGCGGACCTTCCTCGCCTGGCTGCGTACGGCGCTCGCGCTCATCGGCGGCGGGTTCGCCGTCGATCAGTTCCTGCCGGACCTGCCCTGGGGAGTGCGGGCGGGGATGGCGCTCGGGCTGCTCGGCGCCGGGGTGCTGTGCGCGCTGCGGGCCGTCAATCACTGGGTGCGCTGCGAGCGCGCCATGCGGCGGGGTGAGGATCTGCCCGTGTCCCGGTTCCCGGTCCTGCTGAGTGTCGTGGTGGCCGTCGTGGCGGTGGCGATGGTGGTTGTCGTGCTGTTCGGCTGGGAGGGCGGCCGTTGA
- a CDS encoding molybdopterin-dependent oxidoreductase: MLGLGAAGVAGAPYLQRGLESLLGAASDKDPTGLTGLLPNGGGFRYYSVASSVPHKDEQSYRLTVDGLVDRPATYTLDALRKLPQTRVVRDVQCVTGWRVPDTPFSGVRLSLLLDAAGVRPQGKAIRFTCFDGAYSESLTLPQARRDDVLVCLQMQDKPVSHSHGGPVRLYVAPMYFYKSAKWLSGITVTSDVQPGYWEERGYDVDAWVGRSNGRSDTPTV, encoded by the coding sequence ATGCTCGGGCTCGGCGCGGCCGGCGTCGCGGGGGCTCCGTATCTGCAGCGCGGGCTCGAATCCCTCCTCGGCGCGGCCTCCGACAAGGACCCGACCGGGCTGACCGGGCTGCTGCCCAACGGCGGCGGCTTCCGCTACTACTCGGTCGCCTCCTCCGTGCCGCACAAGGACGAGCAGAGCTACCGGCTGACCGTCGACGGGCTGGTCGACCGCCCCGCGACGTACACCCTCGACGCGCTGCGCAAGCTGCCGCAGACCCGTGTCGTACGCGACGTTCAGTGCGTCACCGGCTGGCGCGTCCCCGACACCCCCTTCTCGGGTGTCAGGCTGTCGCTGCTGCTGGACGCCGCCGGCGTACGCCCGCAGGGCAAGGCGATCCGCTTCACCTGCTTCGACGGCGCCTACAGCGAAAGCCTCACGCTCCCGCAGGCGCGCCGCGACGATGTGCTGGTCTGTCTGCAGATGCAGGACAAGCCGGTCAGCCACTCGCACGGCGGCCCGGTCCGGCTGTATGTCGCGCCGATGTACTTCTACAAGTCGGCGAAATGGCTCTCCGGGATCACCGTCACCTCCGACGTCCAGCCCGGCTACTGGGAGGAGCGGGGATATGACGTCGACGCCTGGGTCGGCCGGTCCAACGGCCGCAGCGACACCCCCACCGTCTGA
- a CDS encoding MBL fold metallo-hydrolase has protein sequence MSATDPYTVQLTPEVHAYVQPDGGWCLNNAGFVSDGESTLLVDTAATERRARALREAILEAGFPLPRTVVNTHHHGDHTYGNGVFPEAVVIGHDSCRSEVLAAGHQLHLLWPQTDFGDITIAAPTMTYSDRLTIHVSDVEVRLIHPGGVAHTPGDTVVHLPGQRVVFTGDLIFQGGTPFIPMGSLSGSLRALDVLRSLDATTVVPGHGPITDPSAYDATERYLRYVAELAQQGHAKGLTPLETAREADLGVFAELRESERLVANLHRAYAELDGKPEGSPLDAAAVFGDMAEMNGGVPVACHA, from the coding sequence TTGTCCGCGACAGATCCGTACACCGTCCAGCTCACGCCAGAAGTGCACGCCTACGTCCAGCCGGACGGCGGCTGGTGTCTCAACAACGCGGGATTCGTCAGCGACGGGGAATCGACACTCCTCGTCGACACCGCCGCCACCGAACGGCGCGCGCGGGCGCTGCGTGAAGCGATCCTCGAGGCGGGCTTCCCGCTGCCGCGCACCGTCGTCAATACGCACCACCACGGCGACCACACCTACGGCAACGGAGTCTTCCCCGAAGCCGTGGTGATCGGGCACGACTCCTGCCGCAGCGAAGTGCTCGCGGCCGGGCACCAGCTCCATCTCCTGTGGCCGCAGACCGACTTCGGCGACATCACGATCGCCGCCCCCACCATGACGTACAGCGACCGGCTCACCATCCATGTCTCGGACGTCGAGGTGCGCCTCATCCACCCCGGCGGCGTGGCGCACACCCCCGGTGACACGGTCGTGCATCTGCCGGGACAGCGGGTGGTCTTCACCGGGGACCTGATCTTCCAGGGCGGCACCCCGTTCATCCCGATGGGCTCGCTGAGCGGGTCGCTGCGGGCGCTGGACGTGCTGCGCTCGCTGGACGCGACGACGGTCGTGCCCGGCCACGGCCCGATCACCGACCCGTCCGCGTACGACGCCACGGAGCGTTATCTGCGGTACGTCGCGGAGCTGGCCCAGCAGGGGCACGCCAAGGGACTCACTCCGCTGGAGACGGCGCGCGAGGCGGATCTCGGGGTCTTCGCCGAACTGCGGGAGAGCGAACGACTGGTGGCGAATCTGCACCGGGCGTACGCGGAGCTGGACGGGAAGCCGGAGGGCTCGCCGCTGGACGCCGCCGCCGTGTTCGGCGACATGGCCGAGATGAACGGCGGGGTTCCTGTGGCCTGCCACGCCTGA
- a CDS encoding DUF202 domain-containing protein — MTAVPERDPGLQPERTRLAWRRTTLTYTVAAVLAARQAAGGDLSAAGFVAVALSALVWLGFLRVAHRRVHALGARPTPQVLSARTALAAVACTVALAGFAVAMVV; from the coding sequence TTGACGGCCGTGCCCGAGCGGGATCCGGGGCTCCAGCCCGAGCGGACCCGGCTGGCGTGGCGCAGGACCACGCTGACATACACCGTGGCGGCCGTGCTCGCGGCCCGGCAGGCGGCGGGCGGCGATCTGAGCGCGGCCGGTTTCGTCGCGGTGGCGCTCAGCGCACTGGTCTGGCTGGGCTTTCTGCGGGTGGCTCACCGGCGGGTGCACGCGCTGGGCGCCCGGCCCACGCCGCAGGTGCTGTCGGCGCGGACGGCGCTGGCGGCCGTGGCCTGTACGGTCGCGCTGGCCGGGTTCGCCGTCGCGATGGTGGTGTGA
- a CDS encoding ASCH domain-containing protein has product MENREPLKPYLLAYPGPLRDQLVAAVLSGQKVSTTGLLAEYEAEKEELPPVGERSALIDSDGREVAVIELTEVRVLRLGEVDLQHALDEGEGYTSVAEWRAGHEAFWHGDEMREALGEPGFVVDDGTLVVAERFRVVERF; this is encoded by the coding sequence ATGGAGAACCGGGAACCGCTGAAGCCGTATCTGCTCGCCTACCCCGGGCCGCTGCGCGACCAGTTGGTGGCCGCCGTGCTGTCCGGCCAGAAGGTCTCGACGACAGGGCTCCTCGCGGAGTACGAGGCGGAGAAGGAGGAGCTGCCGCCGGTCGGCGAGCGGTCGGCGCTGATCGACTCGGACGGTCGGGAGGTCGCGGTGATCGAGCTGACGGAGGTACGGGTGCTGCGGCTCGGGGAGGTCGATCTGCAGCACGCGCTGGACGAGGGCGAGGGGTACACGTCGGTGGCGGAGTGGCGCGCGGGGCATGAGGCGTTCTGGCACGGGGATGAGATGCGGGAGGCGCTGGGGGAACCGGGGTTCGTGGTGGACGACGGGACGCTGGTGGTGGCGGAGAGGTTCCGGGTGGTGGAGCGGTTCTAG
- a CDS encoding FAD-binding dehydrogenase — protein sequence MAYDADVIVIGAGLAGLVATAELVDAGRKVILLDQEPEQSIGGQAHWSFGGLFFVDSPEQRRMRIKDSRALAFQDWLGTAGFDRDEDRWPRQWAEAYIDFASGEKRSWLHAQGMRFFPVVGWAERGGYDATGHGNSVPRFHITWGTGPGVVAPFERRVREGVAHGLVQLKFRHRVTGLSSNAGALDTVSGEVLEPSDAERGTASSREVAGAFEFRAQAVIVTSGGIGGNHDLVRAQWPDRLGTPPDKMLSGVPAHVDGLMLGIAERAGASHINRDRMWHYTEGIENWNPIWARHGIRILPGPSSLWLDARGKRLPVPLFPGFDTLGTLEHIMKSGYGYTWFVLDQKIIGKEFALSGSEQNPDLTGKSIRDVIGRARADVPGPVKAFMDNGVDFVVEKDLAALVRGMNALTKEPLIDEAELRREITARDREIKNPFTKDLQVTAIRGARKYLGDKLIRTAAPHRILDPKAGPLIAVRLNILTRKSLGGLETDLASRVLAEGGEPLPGLYAAGEAAGFGGGGVHGYRSLEGTFLGGCMFSGRAAGRAAAKAVA from the coding sequence ATGGCGTACGACGCTGATGTGATCGTGATCGGGGCAGGTCTCGCGGGCCTGGTGGCCACCGCGGAGCTCGTCGACGCCGGGCGCAAGGTCATCCTGCTCGACCAGGAGCCGGAGCAGTCGATCGGCGGTCAGGCGCACTGGTCCTTCGGCGGACTGTTCTTCGTCGACTCGCCCGAGCAGCGCCGGATGCGGATAAAGGACAGCCGGGCACTCGCGTTCCAGGACTGGCTCGGCACGGCGGGCTTCGACCGCGACGAGGACCGGTGGCCGCGCCAATGGGCCGAGGCGTACATCGACTTCGCGTCCGGCGAGAAGCGGTCCTGGCTGCACGCGCAGGGGATGCGGTTCTTCCCGGTCGTCGGCTGGGCCGAGCGTGGCGGCTACGACGCCACCGGCCACGGCAACTCCGTACCGCGTTTCCACATCACCTGGGGGACGGGCCCCGGCGTCGTCGCCCCCTTCGAACGGCGCGTCCGGGAAGGCGTGGCGCACGGCCTCGTCCAGCTGAAGTTCCGCCACCGCGTCACCGGCCTGAGCAGCAACGCCGGCGCGCTGGACACAGTGAGCGGCGAGGTCCTTGAGCCGTCCGACGCCGAGCGAGGCACAGCGAGCAGCCGAGAGGTCGCCGGAGCCTTCGAGTTCCGGGCCCAGGCGGTGATCGTCACCTCGGGCGGCATCGGCGGCAACCACGATCTCGTACGCGCCCAGTGGCCAGACCGGCTCGGCACCCCGCCCGACAAGATGCTCTCCGGCGTCCCCGCACACGTCGACGGGCTGATGCTCGGCATCGCGGAGCGAGCCGGCGCGAGCCACATCAACCGCGACCGGATGTGGCACTACACCGAAGGCATCGAGAACTGGAACCCGATCTGGGCCAGGCACGGCATCCGGATCCTGCCCGGCCCGTCGTCGCTCTGGCTGGACGCGCGCGGCAAGCGGCTGCCCGTCCCGCTCTTCCCCGGCTTCGACACCCTCGGCACGCTCGAGCACATCATGAAGTCCGGCTACGGCTACACCTGGTTCGTGCTCGACCAGAAGATCATCGGCAAGGAGTTCGCGCTGTCGGGCTCCGAGCAGAACCCCGACCTGACGGGCAAGTCGATCCGCGACGTGATCGGGCGCGCCAGGGCGGATGTGCCGGGACCGGTGAAGGCGTTCATGGACAACGGCGTGGACTTCGTCGTCGAGAAAGACCTCGCCGCTCTCGTACGGGGCATGAACGCGCTCACCAAGGAGCCGCTGATCGACGAGGCCGAGCTGCGGCGCGAGATCACCGCGCGGGACCGGGAGATCAAGAACCCGTTCACCAAGGACCTCCAGGTCACGGCCATCCGAGGGGCCCGCAAGTATCTGGGCGACAAGCTCATCCGCACGGCCGCACCGCACCGCATCCTCGACCCCAAGGCCGGACCGCTGATCGCCGTACGGCTGAACATCCTCACCCGCAAGTCGCTCGGCGGCCTGGAGACGGACCTCGCCTCGCGAGTGCTGGCGGAGGGCGGCGAGCCGCTGCCGGGGCTGTACGCGGCGGGCGAGGCGGCGGGTTTCGGCGGCGGGGGTGTGCATGGGTACCGCTCGTTGGAGGGGACGTTCTTGGGGGGCTGCATGTTCTCGGGGCGCGCGGCGGGGCGAGCGGCGGCGAAGGCGGTCGCATAG
- a CDS encoding NUDIX hydrolase, with translation MTPADEILDIVDEQDEVIGQAPRGEAYARGMRHRCAFILVRDAQGRIFVHRRTPTKLVFPSLYDMFVGGVVGAGESYDAAALREAEEELGVSGLPQPAPLFKFLYESGDQTWWSAVYEVRCELPVNPQAEEVAWYDFLPPEELERRLTEWEWTPDGLAAYERLRAHGAG, from the coding sequence ATGACTCCCGCTGACGAAATCCTGGACATCGTCGACGAGCAGGACGAGGTGATCGGCCAGGCGCCCCGCGGCGAGGCGTACGCGCGCGGAATGCGTCACCGCTGCGCGTTCATCCTGGTCAGGGACGCGCAGGGCCGGATCTTCGTCCATCGTCGTACGCCGACGAAGCTGGTCTTCCCTTCGCTGTACGACATGTTCGTGGGCGGCGTCGTCGGCGCGGGCGAAAGCTACGACGCGGCGGCGCTGCGCGAGGCCGAGGAGGAGCTGGGGGTGTCCGGACTCCCCCAGCCCGCACCGCTGTTCAAGTTCCTTTACGAGAGCGGCGATCAGACCTGGTGGTCGGCTGTGTACGAGGTGCGCTGCGAGCTGCCGGTGAACCCACAGGCCGAGGAGGTCGCCTGGTACGACTTCCTGCCGCCGGAGGAACTCGAGCGGCGACTCACCGAGTGGGAGTGGACGCCGGACGGACTCGCTGCGTACGAACGGCTGCGGGCGCACGGCGCGGGTTGA